One part of the Heptranchias perlo isolate sHepPer1 chromosome 10, sHepPer1.hap1, whole genome shotgun sequence genome encodes these proteins:
- the LOC137326600 gene encoding kelch-like protein 28 yields the protein MDQSPQSYMLANLTHPHSEQLLQGLNLLRQHRELCDIILRVGDVKIHAHKVVLASISPYFKAMFTGNLSENENSEVEFQCIDETALQAIVEYAYTGTIFISQDTVESLLPAANLLQIKLVLKECCTFLESQLDPGNCIGISRFAETYGCHDLYLAANKYICQNFEEVCQTEEFFELNHTELDEIISNDCLNVVTEESVFYALESWIKYDVQERQKYLAQLLHCVRLPLLSVKFLTRLYEANQLIRDDHTCKHLLNEALKYHFMPEHRFSHQTELLTRPRCAPKVLCAVGGKTGLFATLDSVEMYFPQTDSWTGLAPLSSSRYECGVAVLDQKLYVVGGIATHIQQGINYRKHENLVERWNPETNKWTSVERMNECRSTLGVAVLAGELYALGGYDGENYLQSVEKYIPKVKKWQPVAPMVKSRSCFAAAVLDGMMYAIGGYGPAHMNSVERYDPSKDSWEMVASMADKRINFGVGSMLGFIFVVGGHNGVSHLQSVERYEPHQNQWTLCRPMNDPRTGVGAAIVDNYLYVVGGHSGSSYLNMVQRYDPILDTWSDYAGMLSCRCNFGLTAF from the exons ATGGACCAGTCCCCTCAATCCTACATGCTTGCCAATCTGACTCATCCACATTCTGAGCAGTTACTGCAGGGATTGAATCTTCTTCGGCAGCATCGTGAGCTCTGCGACATCATCCTCAGGGTTGGTGATGTCAAGATCCATGCCCACAAGGTGGTGCTGGCCAGCATCAGCCCGTACTTCAAAGCCATGTTTACTGGGAACCTGTCGGAGAATGAAAACTCTGAGGTTGAATTTCAGTGTATTGATGAGACTGCTTTGCAGGCTATTGTAGAATATGCATATACAGGAACTATATTCATTTCACAAGATACAGTAGAATCTCTACTACCAGCTGCAAATTTGCTTCAAATCAAACTAGTACTGAAGGAATGTTGTACATTCCTTGAAAGCCAGCTTGATCCTGGCAACTGCATTGGCATTTCCCGGTTTGCTGAAACTTATGGTTGTCATGACTTGTACCTTGCTGCCAACAAGTACATTTGTCAGAATTTTGAAGAGGTCTGTCAGACTGAGGAGTTTTTTGAGCTGAACCACACGGAGCTAGATGAAATAATTTCAAATGACTGTCTGAATGTTGTGACTGAGGAGTCGGTTTTTTATGCATTGGAGTCATGGATTAAATATGATGTGCAAGAAAGACAAAAATATCTGGCACAGCTATTGCACTGTGTCCGATTGCCATTGCTAAGTGTAAAGTTTCTGACGAGATTATATGAAGCAAATCAGCTAATTCGTGATGATCATACCTGCAAGCACCTTCTAAATGAAGCACTTAAGTATCATTTTATGCCAGAGCATAGATTTTCCCATCAGACTGAGTTATTGACACGGCCACGTTgtgctcccaaagtactttgtgcTGTTGGTGGAAAAACTGGATTGTTTGCTACATTAGACAG TGTGGAGATGTACTTCCCTCAGACAGATTCCTGGACAGGTCTGGCACCACTCAGTAGTTCACGCTATGAATGTGGAGTTGCTGTTCTCGATCAGAAACTTTATGTGGTAGGAGGTATTGCAACCCACATTCAGCAAGGCATCAATTATCGGAAGCATGAGAATTTGGTGGAACGTTGGAATCCGGAGACAAACAAATGGACATCTGTGGAAAGAATGAATGAATGTCGAAGCACCCTTGGAGTGGCAGTATTAGCAGGCGAGCTGTATGCATTAGGTGGTTATGATGGGGAAAATTACTTGCAGTCTGTGGAAAAATACATTCCTAAAGTCAAAAAGTGGCAGCCAGTTGCACCTATGGTGAAAAGTCGAAGTTGTTTTGCAGCTGCAGTTTTAGATGGAATGATGTATGCTATAGGAGGATATGGCCCTGCTCACATGAACAG TGTGGAGCGTTATGATCCAAGCAAAGATTCCTGGGAGATGGTGGCTTCAATGGCTGATAAAAGAATTAACTTTGGCGTTGGTTCAATGCTTGGATTCATCTTTGTTGTTGGTGGACACAATGGTGTGTCACACTTGCAAAGTGTTGAGAGATATGAACCCCATCAAAATCAGTGGACTTTGTGCAGGCCGATGAATGATCCTAGAACAG GAGTTGGTGCAGCCATTGTGGATAACTACCTCTATGTGGTGGGAGGTCACTCAGGGTCATCATACCTGAACATGGTGCAGAGGTATGACCCAATCTTAGATACCTGGTCAGACTATGCTGGTATGTTGTCATGTCGCTGCAACTTTGGGTTGACTGCATTTTGA
- the c10h14orf28 gene encoding uncharacterized protein C14orf28 homolog, whose protein sequence is MDASSVPYGVTVGTAGDAHNFLKQTGEGYYPSERTKTLFEEIRASVTNNSNEDRSFWRPVLPWGGVYTIKAGRKAMACTPLYVRISLKNTCTIDGFLMLLYVILSENENFRRELSSYLGKEFVERFLYLMDSYKFTTVKLLWIWDKMEKCQYKSEVHKASLEIDLFGNEHENFTRNLENLMSTIQETFCSNWRCPARAQEDQRKTIIIYPSQDSLLGDVIQAAVDELFCPRIELCEELGCNGQREFSQRIFCHDAPPFVILNMQQWKSEELAYVPYNLAVAEQRYLLEGATLFNKEEHHYSAAFMIDGNWMHYDGLRPENLVLLNKPPELLLLSSLVYIRDREVIKSDLCYSKIR, encoded by the exons ATGGATGCGAGCTCTGTGCCTTACGGCGTGACTGTCGGAACGGCAGGCGACGCCCACAACTTCTTGAAGCAGACGGGAGAAGGGTATTATCCGTCcgagag GACAAAAACATTATTTGAAGAGATCCGAGCATcagttacaaataattcaaatgaagATAGATCTTTCTGGAGACCTGTTCTTCCATGGGGTGGAGTGTATACCATTAAAGCTGGAAGAAAGGCAATGGCTTGCACTCCACTATATGTGAGGATAAGCCTAAAAAACACTTGCACCATTGATGGGTTTTTGATGTTGCTGTATGTGATTCTCAGTGAAAATGAGAATTTTCGTAGAGAGTTATCAAGCTACTTGGGAAAGGAGTTTGTTGAGCGCTTTTTGTATTTGATGGACTCTTATAAATTCACAACTGTGAAGTTGTTGTGGATTTGGGATAAAATGGAAAAGTGTCAGTACAAATCTGAAGTCCACAAGGCCTCGCTAGAAATTGATCTTTTTGGAAATGAACACGAAAACTTCACAAGAAACCTGGAGAACCTTATGTCCACTATTCAGGAGACTTTCTGTTCTAATTGGAGATGTCCAGCACGTGCACAGGAAGATCAACGCAAGACAATTATTATCTA tcCTTCACAAGATTCTCTCCTGGGTGATGTAATTCAAGCTGCAGTGGATGAATtattctgtcccaggattgagCTGTGCGAAGAACTTGG ATGTAATGGTCAGCGTGAATTCTCACAGAGAATCTTTTGCCATGATGCTCCTCCATTTGTCATCCTAAATATGCAGCAATGGAAATCTGAGGAATTGGCCTATGTCCCATATAATTTGGCTGTAGCAGAACAAAG ATACCTACTGGAGGGGGCAACACTTTTCAACAAGGAGGAGCATCATTACTCTGCTGCTTTTATGATTGATGGTAACTGGATGCATTACGATGGGCTTAGACCTGAGAACTTGGTGTTATTAAATAAACCTCCAgagttgctgctcttgtcctctcTTGTCTATATTCGAGATAGAGAAGTGATTAAAAGTGACTTATGTTACTCAAAAATAAGGTGA